In Dermochelys coriacea isolate rDerCor1 chromosome 10, rDerCor1.pri.v4, whole genome shotgun sequence, one DNA window encodes the following:
- the EARS2 gene encoding probable glutamate--tRNA ligase, mitochondrial isoform X9, with the protein MAPALRGVGPLLRVAPRWLPPRGAGVSSRAGDVPCGAGVRVRFAPSPTGFLHLGGLRTALYNYIFARKHQGAFILRLEDTDQSRMVAGAAEGIEDMLDWAGIPPDESPRKGGPVGPYQQSLRLELYKKASEFLLENGAAYRCFCTPQRLELLKKDALRNRQTPRYDNRCRHLSSEQVAEKLSQGSDYVVRFRLKQGVEPFHDLVYGWSKHEVATVEGDPVILKGDGFPTYHLANVVDDHHMGISHVLRGTEWLTSTSKHLLIYRAFGWDPPRFGHLPLLLNKDGSKLSKRQGDIFLQHFVQDGCLPEALLDIVTNCGSGFAGNQMGRTLEELILEFDVGRITTHSALLDLDKLLEFNRIHLVQQIGDERLRRKLVTEVQMQVEQVYGDRLVDREVLEKDYVERVLLLRKGHISRLKNLVAPEYSYLWVRPSVSREQLQTISAEVDEIGKLVIGLMEGQTAALTTEGLNEDLRGLQEQTRGTKYSSMMKLLRLALSGQQHGPSVAEMMISLGPREVCERIKKVLSN; encoded by the exons ATGGCGCCTGCGCTGCGGGGGGTTGGGCCCCTTCTGCGGGTTGCTCCTCGCTGGCTGCCCCCGCGGGGCGCTGGGGTGTCGTCTCGGGCGGGGGACGTGCCCTGCGGAGCTGGGGTGAGGGTGCGGTTCGCGCCCAGCCCCACAG GCTTTCTGCACTTGGGCGGCCTTCGCACTGCTTTGTACAATTACATTTTTGCCAGAAAACACCAAGGGGCTTTTATCTTGAGATTGGAAGATACGGATCAAAGTCGCATGGTGGCTGGGGCTGCGGAAGGAATAGAGGATATGCTGGATTGGGCAG GTATCCCACCTGATGAAAGCCCTCGCAAAGGAGGCCCGGTCGGGCCCTACCAGCAGTCTCTCAGACTTGAGCTGTATAAGAAAGCCAGCGAGTTTCTTCTGGAGAATGGTGCTGCCTACCGCTGCTTTTGCACCCCTCAGCGTCTGGAACTGCTGAAGAAGGATGCGCTACGGAATCGTCAGACACCACG GTATGACAACAGGTGCCGACACTTGAGCTCAGAGCAAGTGGCTGAGAAGTTGTCGCAGGGCTCTGACTACGTGGTCCGCTTCCGTTTGAAGCAAGGCGTGGAGCCCTTTCATGATCTGGTCTATGGATGGAGCAAGCATGAAGTGGCTACTGTGGAAGGTGACCCGGTGATCTTAAAAGGGGATGGCTTCCCCACATACCACCTGGCAAATGTGGTGGATGACCATCACATGGGAATTAGCCACGTTCTCCGTGGAACTGAGTGGCTTACTTCAACATCCAAGCACCTTCTTATCTACAGAGCCTTTGGCTGGGACCCTCCTCGGTTTGGCCACCTTCCGTTGCTCTTGAACAAAGATGGCAGTAAACTGTCCAAAAGGCAGGGAGACATTTTTCTACAACATTTTGTTCAAGATGGCTGCTTGCCGGAAGCTCTACTGGACATCGTCACCAACTGCGGCTCTGGATTTGCAG GCAATCAGATGGGCAGGACGCTGGAGGAGCTGATCTTGGAGTTTGACGTGGGCAGAATTACCACCCACTCAGCCCTGCTGGATCTTGACAAACTCCTAGAATTCAACAG GATTCACCTGGTCCAGCAGATTGGAGATGAGAGGCTACGACGAAAGCTGGTGACGGAGGTGCAGATGCAGGTGGAGCAGGTCTATGGTGATCGGCTTGTGGACAGAGAGGTTCTAGAGAAGGATTATGTGGAGCGAGTCCTCCTACTGAGAAAA GGTCACATAAGCCGCCTGAAGAACTTGGTGGCGCCTGAGTATTCTTACTTATGGGTCAGGCCCTCAGTGTCCCGAGAGCAGCTGCAAACCATTTCAGCAGAAGTAGATGAGATAGGAAAGCTAGTCATAGG GCTGATGGAAGGGCAGACTGCTGCTCTGACTACAGAAGGGTTGAATGAAGACCTGAGAGGCCTACAGGAGCAGACGAGAGGGACCAAATACAGCAGCATGATGAAACTCCTCCGCTTGGCCCTCAGTGGACAGCAG CACGGACCAAGCGTTGCTGAGATGATGATTTCCTTGGGACCTAGAGAAGTGTGTGAACGGATAAAGAAGGTGCTTTCCAACTAG
- the EARS2 gene encoding probable glutamate--tRNA ligase, mitochondrial isoform X4, whose protein sequence is MAPALRGVGPLLRVAPRWLPPRGAGVSSRAGDVPCGAGVRVRFAPSPTGFLHLGGLRTALYNYIFARKHQGAFILRLEDTDQSRMVAGAAEGIEDMLDWAGIPPDESPRKGGPVGPYQQSLRLELYKKASEFLLENGAAYRCFCTPQRLELLKKDALRNRQTPRYDNRCRHLSSEQVAEKLSQGSDYVVRFRLKQGVEPFHDLVYGWSKHEVATVEGDPVILKGDGFPTYHLANVVDDHHMGISHVLRGTEWLTSTSKHLLIYRAFGWDPPRFGHLPLLLNKDGSKLSKRQGDIFLQHFVQDGCLPEALLDIVTNCGSGFAGNQMGRTLEELILEFDVGRITTHSALLDLDKLLEFNRIHLVQQIGDERLRRKLVTEVQMQVEQVYGDRLVDREVLEKDYVERVLLLRKGHISRLKNLVAPEYSYLWVRPSVSREQLQTISAEVDEIGKLVIGLMEGQTAALTTEGLNEDLRGLQEQTRGTKYSSMMKLLRLALSGQQIKPRTQASLKKTGNVSSGSVTSPSVAPRLLAHKIQSPQEMEALHALTVLETCVNNCGERFHNEVAKFRFLNELIKVLSPKYLGTWSAEKVKSRVIEIMFSWTVWFPQEVKIRDAYQMLKKQGVIKQDPKLLEDKILPPPSPRPKNSIFDVDEEKSKLLARLLKSNHPEDLQAANRLIKSMIKEEQEKSAKVSKRLNAIDEVHSSVKLLGEMLTSYKRQELPKSDLQILQSLFERCEKLRPLLFRLASETTEDDEALAEILQANDKLTQALDLYRQVGVGRDQGRRSSVTISTDASAPQSPLGSTKSYTLIDFSELGSMFESLSEQSVNATAAAQHSSPSACLLDEELMSLGLSDSPVGQRQSPDFSSVQSAGHNGYNQTGNADTHQTLVLGDSWKGGSPERNALQDLAGQLSPPPVTRPFPMNLPPVQLSPAGLPSSLAADALFSDPAYELKPAAPSQPAAHDAALANLFVPLTSIAPSNIPPVTVYDQDGFKVMIHFSRDLVPGRPDVLVMVLSMLSTSTQPIKDIVFQAAVPKVMRVKLQPATGSELPAFSPLLPPAVISQVLLLANPHKDPSVLRH, encoded by the exons ATGGCGCCTGCGCTGCGGGGGGTTGGGCCCCTTCTGCGGGTTGCTCCTCGCTGGCTGCCCCCGCGGGGCGCTGGGGTGTCGTCTCGGGCGGGGGACGTGCCCTGCGGAGCTGGGGTGAGGGTGCGGTTCGCGCCCAGCCCCACAG GCTTTCTGCACTTGGGCGGCCTTCGCACTGCTTTGTACAATTACATTTTTGCCAGAAAACACCAAGGGGCTTTTATCTTGAGATTGGAAGATACGGATCAAAGTCGCATGGTGGCTGGGGCTGCGGAAGGAATAGAGGATATGCTGGATTGGGCAG GTATCCCACCTGATGAAAGCCCTCGCAAAGGAGGCCCGGTCGGGCCCTACCAGCAGTCTCTCAGACTTGAGCTGTATAAGAAAGCCAGCGAGTTTCTTCTGGAGAATGGTGCTGCCTACCGCTGCTTTTGCACCCCTCAGCGTCTGGAACTGCTGAAGAAGGATGCGCTACGGAATCGTCAGACACCACG GTATGACAACAGGTGCCGACACTTGAGCTCAGAGCAAGTGGCTGAGAAGTTGTCGCAGGGCTCTGACTACGTGGTCCGCTTCCGTTTGAAGCAAGGCGTGGAGCCCTTTCATGATCTGGTCTATGGATGGAGCAAGCATGAAGTGGCTACTGTGGAAGGTGACCCGGTGATCTTAAAAGGGGATGGCTTCCCCACATACCACCTGGCAAATGTGGTGGATGACCATCACATGGGAATTAGCCACGTTCTCCGTGGAACTGAGTGGCTTACTTCAACATCCAAGCACCTTCTTATCTACAGAGCCTTTGGCTGGGACCCTCCTCGGTTTGGCCACCTTCCGTTGCTCTTGAACAAAGATGGCAGTAAACTGTCCAAAAGGCAGGGAGACATTTTTCTACAACATTTTGTTCAAGATGGCTGCTTGCCGGAAGCTCTACTGGACATCGTCACCAACTGCGGCTCTGGATTTGCAG GCAATCAGATGGGCAGGACGCTGGAGGAGCTGATCTTGGAGTTTGACGTGGGCAGAATTACCACCCACTCAGCCCTGCTGGATCTTGACAAACTCCTAGAATTCAACAG GATTCACCTGGTCCAGCAGATTGGAGATGAGAGGCTACGACGAAAGCTGGTGACGGAGGTGCAGATGCAGGTGGAGCAGGTCTATGGTGATCGGCTTGTGGACAGAGAGGTTCTAGAGAAGGATTATGTGGAGCGAGTCCTCCTACTGAGAAAA GGTCACATAAGCCGCCTGAAGAACTTGGTGGCGCCTGAGTATTCTTACTTATGGGTCAGGCCCTCAGTGTCCCGAGAGCAGCTGCAAACCATTTCAGCAGAAGTAGATGAGATAGGAAAGCTAGTCATAGG GCTGATGGAAGGGCAGACTGCTGCTCTGACTACAGAAGGGTTGAATGAAGACCTGAGAGGCCTACAGGAGCAGACGAGAGGGACCAAATACAGCAGCATGATGAAACTCCTCCGCTTGGCCCTCAGTGGACAGCAG ATAAAGCCACGGACCCAAGCATCCCTGAAGAAAACTGGGAATGTATCCAGCGGTTCTGTGACCAG CCCGTCTGTTGCACCCAGACTGCTAGCGCATAAGATACAGTCGCCTCAGGAGATGGAAGCTCTTCATGCCTTAACA GTGCTGGAGACATGTGTGAATAACTGTGGCGAAAGGTTTCacaatgaagtggcaaaattCAGATTTCTGAATGAACTGATTAAAGTGCTGTCTCCAAAG tatcTTGGAACCTGGTCTGCAGAAAAGGTCAAATCGAGAGTTATAGAAATAATGTTCAGTTGGACTGTttggtttcctcaggaagttaaaATCCGGGATGCTTATCAGATGCTGAAGAAACAAG GAGTCATAAAACAAGACCCCAAACTCCTAGAAGACAAAATTTTACCACCTCCTTCTCCAAGACCTAAGAATTCTATTTTTGATGTTGATGAAGAGAAATCCAAG CTCTTAGCAAGACTTCTAAAGAGCAACCACCCTGAGGACCTGCAGGCAGCCAACAGGCTGATCAAGAGCATGATTAAAGAG GAACAAGAAAAATCTGCCAAGGTGTCCAAAAGACTGAATGCAATTGATGAGGTTCACAGCAGCGTTAAGCTTCTGGGTGAAATGCTGACCAGCTACAAGAGGCAGGAGTTACCCAAATCTGACCTACAGATTCTGCAG AGCCTGTTTGAACGCTGTGAGAAGCTCAGGCCGCTGCTCTTCCGCCTTGCCAGCGAGACTACTGAAGATGACGAGGCTTTGG cAGAGATTCTCCAGGCCAATGACAAACTCACCCAGGCGCTCGACTTGTACAGGCAGGTTGGAGTGGGCCGTGACCAGGGCAGGAGGAGTTCGGTGACCATCTCCACTGATGCCTCAG CACCTCAGTCCCCGCTGGGCAGTACGAAGAGCTACACACTGATCGACTTCTCCGAGCTGGGTTCCATGTTCGAGTCTCTCTCAGAGCAGAGCGTGAATGCGACAGCTGCCGCTCAGCACAGCAGCCCCTCCGCCTGCCTGCTCGACGAGGAACTAATGTCATTAG GTCTCAGTGATTCCCCTGTTGGACAGAGACAGTCACCTGATTTCAGCTCAGTACAG AGTGCTGGGCACAATGGATATAATCAAACCGGAAATGCCGATACCCATCAAACCTTGGTGCTGGGGGATAGCTGGAAGGGTGGCTCACCAGAGAGGAATGCGCTTCAGGATTTGGCAGGGCAGCTGTCTCCACCTCCTGTGACCAGGCCATTTCCAAT GAACTTACCTCCAGTGCAACTGTCCCCGGCAGGCCTTCCGAGCAGCTTAGCTGCAGATGCTTTGTTCTCTGACCCAGCCTATGAGCTGAAACCTGCTGCTCCTTCGCAGCCAGCTGCCCACGATGCTGCTTTGGCAAACCTATTTGTCCCACTCACTTCAATTGCACCGA GCAATATTCCTCCAGTTACAGTGTATGATCAAGATGGTTTCAAGGTCATGATCCATTTCTCCAGAGACCTAGTCCCCGGGCGACCAGATGTACTGGTGATGGTGCTCTCCATGCTGAGCACATCCACTCAGCCAATTAAGGACATTGTGTTCCAGGCTGCAGTCCCAAAG
- the EARS2 gene encoding probable glutamate--tRNA ligase, mitochondrial isoform X8, producing MAPALRGVGPLLRVAPRWLPPRGAGVSSRAGDVPCGAGVRVRFAPSPTGFLHLGGLRTALYNYIFARKHQGAFILRLEDTDQSRMVAGAAEGIEDMLDWAGIPPDESPRKGGPVGPYQQSLRLELYKKASEFLLENGAAYRCFCTPQRLELLKKDALRNRQTPRYDNRCRHLSSEQVAEKLSQGSDYVVRFRLKQGVEPFHDLVYGWSKHEVATVEGDPVILKGDGFPTYHLANVVDDHHMGISHVLRGTEWLTSTSKHLLIYRAFGWDPPRFGHLPLLLNKDGSKLSKRQGDIFLQHFVQDGCLPEALLDIVTNCGSGFAGNQMGRTLEELILEFDVGRITTHSALLDLDKLLEFNRIHLVQQIGDERLRRKLVTEVQMQVEQVYGDRLVDREVLEKDYVERVLLLRKGHISRLKNLVAPEYSYLWVRPSVSREQLQTISAEVDEIGKLVIGLMEGQTAALTTEGLNEDLRGLQEQTRGTKYSSMMKLLRLALSGQQIKPRTQASLKKTGNVSSGSVTSPSVAPRLLAHKIQSPQEMEALHALTVLETCVNNCGERFHNEVAKFRFLNELIKVLSPKYLGTWSAEKVKSRVIEIMFSWTVWFPQEVKIRDAYQMLKKQGVIKQDPKLLEDKILPPPSPRPKNSIFDVDEEKSKAAIQAQ from the exons ATGGCGCCTGCGCTGCGGGGGGTTGGGCCCCTTCTGCGGGTTGCTCCTCGCTGGCTGCCCCCGCGGGGCGCTGGGGTGTCGTCTCGGGCGGGGGACGTGCCCTGCGGAGCTGGGGTGAGGGTGCGGTTCGCGCCCAGCCCCACAG GCTTTCTGCACTTGGGCGGCCTTCGCACTGCTTTGTACAATTACATTTTTGCCAGAAAACACCAAGGGGCTTTTATCTTGAGATTGGAAGATACGGATCAAAGTCGCATGGTGGCTGGGGCTGCGGAAGGAATAGAGGATATGCTGGATTGGGCAG GTATCCCACCTGATGAAAGCCCTCGCAAAGGAGGCCCGGTCGGGCCCTACCAGCAGTCTCTCAGACTTGAGCTGTATAAGAAAGCCAGCGAGTTTCTTCTGGAGAATGGTGCTGCCTACCGCTGCTTTTGCACCCCTCAGCGTCTGGAACTGCTGAAGAAGGATGCGCTACGGAATCGTCAGACACCACG GTATGACAACAGGTGCCGACACTTGAGCTCAGAGCAAGTGGCTGAGAAGTTGTCGCAGGGCTCTGACTACGTGGTCCGCTTCCGTTTGAAGCAAGGCGTGGAGCCCTTTCATGATCTGGTCTATGGATGGAGCAAGCATGAAGTGGCTACTGTGGAAGGTGACCCGGTGATCTTAAAAGGGGATGGCTTCCCCACATACCACCTGGCAAATGTGGTGGATGACCATCACATGGGAATTAGCCACGTTCTCCGTGGAACTGAGTGGCTTACTTCAACATCCAAGCACCTTCTTATCTACAGAGCCTTTGGCTGGGACCCTCCTCGGTTTGGCCACCTTCCGTTGCTCTTGAACAAAGATGGCAGTAAACTGTCCAAAAGGCAGGGAGACATTTTTCTACAACATTTTGTTCAAGATGGCTGCTTGCCGGAAGCTCTACTGGACATCGTCACCAACTGCGGCTCTGGATTTGCAG GCAATCAGATGGGCAGGACGCTGGAGGAGCTGATCTTGGAGTTTGACGTGGGCAGAATTACCACCCACTCAGCCCTGCTGGATCTTGACAAACTCCTAGAATTCAACAG GATTCACCTGGTCCAGCAGATTGGAGATGAGAGGCTACGACGAAAGCTGGTGACGGAGGTGCAGATGCAGGTGGAGCAGGTCTATGGTGATCGGCTTGTGGACAGAGAGGTTCTAGAGAAGGATTATGTGGAGCGAGTCCTCCTACTGAGAAAA GGTCACATAAGCCGCCTGAAGAACTTGGTGGCGCCTGAGTATTCTTACTTATGGGTCAGGCCCTCAGTGTCCCGAGAGCAGCTGCAAACCATTTCAGCAGAAGTAGATGAGATAGGAAAGCTAGTCATAGG GCTGATGGAAGGGCAGACTGCTGCTCTGACTACAGAAGGGTTGAATGAAGACCTGAGAGGCCTACAGGAGCAGACGAGAGGGACCAAATACAGCAGCATGATGAAACTCCTCCGCTTGGCCCTCAGTGGACAGCAG ATAAAGCCACGGACCCAAGCATCCCTGAAGAAAACTGGGAATGTATCCAGCGGTTCTGTGACCAG CCCGTCTGTTGCACCCAGACTGCTAGCGCATAAGATACAGTCGCCTCAGGAGATGGAAGCTCTTCATGCCTTAACA GTGCTGGAGACATGTGTGAATAACTGTGGCGAAAGGTTTCacaatgaagtggcaaaattCAGATTTCTGAATGAACTGATTAAAGTGCTGTCTCCAAAG tatcTTGGAACCTGGTCTGCAGAAAAGGTCAAATCGAGAGTTATAGAAATAATGTTCAGTTGGACTGTttggtttcctcaggaagttaaaATCCGGGATGCTTATCAGATGCTGAAGAAACAAG GAGTCATAAAACAAGACCCCAAACTCCTAGAAGACAAAATTTTACCACCTCCTTCTCCAAGACCTAAGAATTCTATTTTTGATGTTGATGAAGAGAAATCCAAG GCAGCAATACAAGCTCAGTGA